A segment of the Aureliella helgolandensis genome:
CGAGCTCCAGTGCCACTGCTCGCAACTGTCTGCGCCTCGCCCTAACTCATTACCTTCAAACGCTTTGTGAAGATTCGTTGAAGGTTAGGTGAATCCCGTATGGCACGAATAAGTTCGCGGGATTTTTCCCTTCGGGTTGCCGCCAACCTGCCGAAGTCGAAGGATAGGGAGAACGGGAGGTCTGGGGTGAGGTGGGGAGCTGCGGCGATGGGAGCTGCAAAATTGCGCACTCCCTAAACGGGGTAATGAAGATACACCCGCCTTGTAGGACAATGGGGGTGGCCTATGCCATGGGGCCACCCTCTAACCGTGTGAGGCTAGTTAGCGCTTTGCACCCACCTTAGCGAGTCGCGGGTTGGCTTTGCGTTTCATTGGGAAGAGACGCTTCTTGCGCGGCTGCTCTGGCTCATTGGCGGATGTCTCTTTGGCCAATGCCTCCTCGGCACGCATGGTGTCGTAGGCCGTGGGGATGGTGGCGCCCCCTTCACTAAGTTCGTCCCGCATCAGCAGCAGATTGATATTCAACTCAATCGAGGTGAGTTGGCTCCCCTCGTCTGCGGTCACAAAGGTGAAGGCGATGCCTTCGCGGCCCATCCGGCCGGTGCGACCCACGCGATGCACGTAATCGTCGCAATCGAGCGGTATGTCGTAGTTGATGATATGGGAGACGGTGGAAACGTCGATCCCACGCCCAACCACGTCGGTTGCGACCAAAATTCGCACTTTGCCATTGCGCAGGTCGCTAAACACGCGATCGCGATCACGCTGGTTCATATCACCGTGAATGCAATCGACCCGCACGCCTGCCAAATTGGGATATTTGGCCAGCTCTTTCTGCAAGGAGAGGTGCAAACGGTCTGTCCCGCGTTTGGTCCGGCAGAAGATAATGGCCTGCTCGGGCTCCTCGCGACAAAGCAATTTAACGAGCAGCGGGAATTTGTCCTTCTGCTTGATACTCAGATAGCGCTGTTCAATCGATTCGACGGAGACCTGCTTGCTTGAGCAATTGATATGCACTGGTTCGACGAGGTAACGCTTGGTGAGACGTTGAATATCGTCTGCGAGCGTAGCGCTCAGGAGCATCGTTTGACGATCTTTGGGGCAGGCTCGCAAAATCTGCTCGATGGCAGGTCGGAAGCCGATATCAAGCATTCGATCCGCTTCGTCGAGTACGACGCACCACAGATCTTGCGTTTTGAAGGTTCGCCGCTGGATATGGTCGTAGACGCGGCCGGGGGTGCCGACGACGATTTGAGTTCCCTCTTCCAGTTGCGCCATTTGACGCCGCATGTGCTTGCCGCCAGCTAGGACGGTGATTGCCGTTTTGCAGCCTTGGGCCAGCCGCTCAATTTCTTGAAACACCTGCTCCGCCAATTCGCGGGTCGGTACCAAGATCAACGCTTGCGGATTGCGACACTCACTCAACGGGTCGAGCATCTCTAAGATGGGAATGGAAAACGCTGCCGTTTTCCCGGTTCCTGTGCGAGCTTGTCCCAGAATATCGTGCCCATCCAGGGCAGGGGGGATGACCGAGGCTTGGATGGGAGAGGGGGTCTCATACCCAAGTCGCTCGAGTGCTCGCATCATTACTGGTGAGAGGTCCAATTCCTTAAAAGAACTGGCCTCGGACGGAGCCCGTGGCTCCGCTTGGTTGGATTTACTTTCAGACTGCATGAACTTCCTAGAAGACAAATAAGCGGGGGGATGTGAAATGTCGTAACGTCGTGATTCTCACGACAATTTCCCAGCCCGACGCATTGGTGCAGTCGAATAACTGCACCAATGCTTCGGGCTGGATACTTCGACGCACTCTCTATGTTAGCTTCTAACCCCCATTCTTGTCACTCCCCATTGTTGTTTGGGAGCAAACAGTGTGCAATTACATTGGATATTCGGGTCCGAATGTAAGGGAGTCCCCGGTTATTCGGTAAAATATACCAATGGGAGATTCTAGGTTAGATGGCACACGACGATTGGATCCGCAGTACTTGCAACTGGCTGAGATCGGCGAATGAGGAAGATTCTTCGCCGGAGGCCACCTTGGCGAGGGTTGCCCACGCACCCCCCGCCGAACTCGAAGCCCTACTTGAGGTCTTGGCGGCAGATTTTCACGCCTTGGCCCAGCAGTCCGGGCGAGTGAAGCTGCTGATGCAGGCCGTTGCGGCGCGAATGGTCCAGCTGACGGCCGATGCGCAGTTCACCCGAGAGGGAATCTTCATCAACGCCGAATGCCTCGCGCGTCTCTACGATCAATTGGTAGAGGTGGATGCTGCCGCCGCCTCTCATGTCTTGCAGATCTTGGCCTCCCAAGGAGATGAAGAGTCTCTAAGTTCCTTGGCCTCGCTGATCGCGGAAACGCCGCCCGAAGACTGGCAATCGGTGGGATTGGCGCTCAGCCCCCTATGGAACGCTGAGCCGGAAGCTCTCGAACAATTCTTCGATTGCTTGGATGCTGGTTTTGTGCATCCGGCCACCATGGCAGTCCTCCTCGATCTAGCCAATTTTGCCGTGCGCAGCGGCAAATTGAGCGAACACCCTTGGGCAGCACGCAGTTCGGAACTGGGCAATTTACTGGCGGCAGTCACCGCGCAATTGGAGAAGCTGGAGCAGGATCCCGCCCAATTTGGCAGTCAGATCGAAGAGATTCAACGCACGCTCAACGACAGCGTGGCCCTGGTGATCAGCTTGTGCGATTCCTTGGGGCTGATTGCGAACGCAGAGGCGATTCCCACCCTGACGCATACGATGCAACTTTCGCATCGTCGCATTCAAACTGAGGCCGCCGGAGCGCTGGCCCGACTCGGGGATGAGAGTGGCCAGCAACGCTTGGTCGAACTGGCTGCGGACCCCGTCGCCCGCCGCCGCGCGGTCGCTTACGCCGAAGAGCTTGAGTTTGCCGAACAGATTGAAGAACCCTTGCGACTGCCTCACGCACTGGCCGAGTCCGAACTAGCCAGTTGGCTTGCCGAGCCACCGCAGTATGGAATTCCTCCTACAGGGTTGGAATTGATCGACACACGCACCCAATACTGGCCCGGCTATGAGGAGCCGAGGGATTGCTACCTATTTCACTACTGGTATGAGTTTCCCGGAGGACGCGTGAGCAATGTCGGTATCGCGGGGCCAGTAACTCACGCTTTCCAATCGGATCTTGCGAATCTTCCAGTCGACGATATCTACGCTGCTTTTGCCGGTTGGCATGCGGAGCACGAGGAGATCTATGAGGTCCCTATGGCGTTGCTCAATCCCGCGCAACGGCGAGAGGCGGATCTCTTGGAACGCAAGCTGGACCAATTAGAAATGTCCAGCATTGTGCCGCTCGCGCTGACGTTCTTCTTGGGAGAAATCGCGTTGCTCGCTCAAGTGGAACGCGAGGGGATTCAGTCATGTGCCATTGCGGATAACCAAGAATGGATTTCTTTTCCAACCTCGGAAAGCTCGAATGCCATTACCCCAGAGATCGTGCTCTCGATCTTCCGCGGGCGAAAACTGCTGAGAACGTTTAACCACTAGGTCGAGGCCCTCTTGCACTCCTGGCAGCCCGTTTGCTGGATTGCCAATCCGCGGGCATTGCTTTAGGGATGAACCGACTGATGAGGCGGTAGCCACCGTCGCTTGCCGCTTGCCGATGCGTGTTGCGTGTTGCGTGCACCTTCCTGGTGGAGCTGCCAATGCGGGATTCCAGCTAATTTGTGTGGTCCGAACCTACTTCAAGAGTGTAGCCGAGCGTCCCCCCGGTGAAGCCGCCGGCAGCTGCTAGTAGAGGCGTCGCAGAAGGTGCAGTTCGGGCAGGGCGTCTGCGGCAACGAGAATCTCTGGGACGCGCTGGGGGGCTAGTCGCTGGACGACTTCGAGCAGTTCGCGGGAACGGGCGATCCCATCGGGTAAATCGGCCAAGCGGACGACTATTTCAGACCAATCCTCCGCTTGGGCAATGTCTAAGAATCGCACCATGCTTGCCTCGTCGCGGGGATTGACGATCAGGTTTCGCTGCAACCATTGGATGGACCACTGAGGATCGGCCGGTAAGTCACAGATTTGGAGCACAAGCTCGGGATGCCAACCCAGGCGTTGCAAGCGTTGGAAGGGCTGGCTCTCAAGCTGAGCCTCATCGCCTTGGGGCGGAGAGCTGGGACTCGGGGACGGCAGAGCTCCGGAGGCGTTGGCAAAGGTCTGGTCTAGGGCGCGCGCGAATATAAAGAGTTCGCTTTCTGGCTGCAAGATATCGCGACAATCGTAGAGTTTCCAGGCGTCGCCGACCCTCGTTAGGTAGAGGAGGCAGACGGCCGTTTGTTGTCCGTAGACGACTGCGGTAACACGTGCGTCGCGGCCAGGATTCAGCCACCGAAAATCTAGCACCTCGGTCCGATTGCCGCGCGGAGTCCTGATCGCAAAGTCTGCGAGCTCCGTTTCCCAGCCTTGGCGAAGTAGGCCACCGACGTCAGGGGTTGCAGACAAAAGCTCCACTTCAAGCGTCATCCGTGGTAGATCCATCGCATGGCGCCACTGAGCGATCAGGAGCGTTGGAGGGTTGTCCACTTCTCCGGCATGTTCTCGCGTAATTTCGTCGACCCGTTGCCGCAACCCATTGGGCATGCCATTGAAAACGGGCTGGCAGGCGATCAGGCCCGCTTGCACACTACTGGGCAATAGTTCGCCAGGTAAATCACGTTCCCGGCGATACGCTTCACTCATGGCAGCCGGCTGGCCCAACAGAGGCATCAATTCAGAAACGGCATCGGTCAAAAAGATGAGGCCGGCTAGGAACACCGCAGCGGTGATGGCCAATCGGAAACCAATTCGATCGCGACGGAGGCGAACTCCTGGCGGCAGTTCCTCCACATCGGCTTCTTCCAGTGGCTCTTCCAGCCAGTCCGGATCGGCATAGTCGTTGGGATCCCATTCGTTCAGTTGAGCGACATGTCGATTGATAATCCAGCCGTCGAGACTGCGGCGGTTGGAGTCGGTGGGATTGTTCATGAATGGACTAGCGCCCACTTACATTACGAATGGAGCACTGACAGATTACGATGGTCGTCCGCGGGATCCCCTGCTCGTCGTTATCGGTGGTGGAAATGGCCAGCGAGTAGTTGGTGGGAAGATCAAGGCAAGTCCGAAACTGAGAGGTGGCAACCTCCGGCAACTGCACTTGGAACTCGCCTTGTCCGTCTGGTTTCGGAAAGCTCATCGTGTCTACTTTTTGAATCTTGCACATCTTCAGGCTGCACGTCAGCCGCAGTTGTTTGCCTCCCATTAATTGCGGCAGCAGGTCTAGCGTGGTGCCTTCCGGGTAAACGCGAACATGGGGACGGAAGGCAATTTGTTCCTGTCCATCCTTGATCAAGGTAATGGGTTTAATGCCAGTCACGAACGGCCGTTCAACGGTGTCGTTCACCGTTGCCTTGCGGCCGTTGAAAACCGCAACTTTGGGTGAGAATAGGTGTTCGATCTCGGGCATCTCCCGGATCGCATCGAGCACTTGCCGGCTTTCCTCGGGTGTTAACAACGTATACAGCACCGGTCGCGCGCGTTCAACGATCGCGACGGCTTCGGTCCAAGTGCTGGAGGTGACCCCCTGGGGCGGTTCGATGATGTCTGCTTCCGCTCGTTCTTGTTCGCGTTTTCCACGCTCGACATGCTGCCGAACGAGCGATGCACCGATTCCGTGATTGGGCATATGCTGAAAACCAGTCGTGTGGATCTTCGGACTAT
Coding sequences within it:
- a CDS encoding HEAT repeat domain-containing protein yields the protein MAHDDWIRSTCNWLRSANEEDSSPEATLARVAHAPPAELEALLEVLAADFHALAQQSGRVKLLMQAVAARMVQLTADAQFTREGIFINAECLARLYDQLVEVDAAAASHVLQILASQGDEESLSSLASLIAETPPEDWQSVGLALSPLWNAEPEALEQFFDCLDAGFVHPATMAVLLDLANFAVRSGKLSEHPWAARSSELGNLLAAVTAQLEKLEQDPAQFGSQIEEIQRTLNDSVALVISLCDSLGLIANAEAIPTLTHTMQLSHRRIQTEAAGALARLGDESGQQRLVELAADPVARRRAVAYAEELEFAEQIEEPLRLPHALAESELASWLAEPPQYGIPPTGLELIDTRTQYWPGYEEPRDCYLFHYWYEFPGGRVSNVGIAGPVTHAFQSDLANLPVDDIYAAFAGWHAEHEEIYEVPMALLNPAQRREADLLERKLDQLEMSSIVPLALTFFLGEIALLAQVEREGIQSCAIADNQEWISFPTSESSNAITPEIVLSIFRGRKLLRTFNH
- a CDS encoding DEAD/DEAH box helicase — encoded protein: MQSESKSNQAEPRAPSEASSFKELDLSPVMMRALERLGYETPSPIQASVIPPALDGHDILGQARTGTGKTAAFSIPILEMLDPLSECRNPQALILVPTRELAEQVFQEIERLAQGCKTAITVLAGGKHMRRQMAQLEEGTQIVVGTPGRVYDHIQRRTFKTQDLWCVVLDEADRMLDIGFRPAIEQILRACPKDRQTMLLSATLADDIQRLTKRYLVEPVHINCSSKQVSVESIEQRYLSIKQKDKFPLLVKLLCREEPEQAIIFCRTKRGTDRLHLSLQKELAKYPNLAGVRVDCIHGDMNQRDRDRVFSDLRNGKVRILVATDVVGRGIDVSTVSHIINYDIPLDCDDYVHRVGRTGRMGREGIAFTFVTADEGSQLTSIELNINLLLMRDELSEGGATIPTAYDTMRAEEALAKETSANEPEQPRKKRLFPMKRKANPRLAKVGAKR